The genomic DNA CCGAATatggcggaggagaagcagagggcCCTCCACCAGTACAGGGATGACCACGGCCACTTTTCCCTCGTCCGGTATGTCCCCCTCCCCAACACGCCAGCTGACTCTTGTAGCAACTTTCGCCTCGCGGACCTGATCACGATCATGAACGGGGTGTGCGGCAcgctctccatcctttccgCCACCCGctacatcctcctctcggCCAACCTGCCGGGCCCGCCCTCGGCCGCCGCCGTCCGCACACTCTACTTTGCGCACCTCCTCCCCGTCCTCGGCTTCGGCTTCGACGCACTCGACGGCAAGGTTGCAAGATGGATGGGCGGCGGGTCCATGCTCGGCCAGGAGATGGACTCGTTGGCCGACCTCGTCTCGTTCGGCGTAGCACCCGCCGTACTCGCATTCACCCTCGGCCTCCGCACCCCGCTCGACCtcttcgccctcctcctcttcgtctcgTGCGGCCTCGCCCGCCTCGCCAGGTTCAACGCCACCGTCGCGCTCATCCCCTCAGACCCCTCGGGCAAATCAAAGTACTTTGAGGGACTCCCCATCCCCTCCAGTCTCGCACTGACCAGCATGATGGCCTGGTGGGTCAAACAAGGCACCTACGCCCATCCCACCGGCTTCACCAAGCACAACGACGTCCCCTTTGGCGTGCTCACGCTTTGGGGAGAAcatggaggatggggtCAAGTACATGTCGTCAGTGCCCTCTTTGCCGTCTGGGGAGCCATGATGGTCAGCAAGACTTTACGGGTTCGTCCTTTttccccatctctttttcttttcttcttccaccttcttaACCCCCGCTTTTAGATCCCAAAACTGTAAAAAAACCAgaatcttttcctcaagcCGATACGTTCTGTGCACTTTTTTGGATGTAAAACCACCCTCCACCCCTGCTTTCCCCCCCCCATGTCCTGCCTTATATTATCTGTTCAACCGGGTCTATC from Cryptococcus deuterogattii R265 chromosome 11, complete sequence includes the following:
- a CDS encoding CDP-diacylglycerol-serine O-phosphatidyltransferase — protein: MAPQQRKQPNMAEEKQRALHQYRDDHGHFSLVRNFRLADLITIMNGVCGTLSILSATRYILLSANLPGPPSAAAVRTLYFAHLLPVLGFGFDALDGKVARWMGGGSMLGQEMDSLADLVSFGVAPAVLAFTLGLRTPLDLFALLLFVSCGLARLARFNATVALIPSDPSGKSKYFEGLPIPSSLALTSMMAWWVKQGTYAHPTGFTKHNDVPFGVLTLWGEHGGWGQVHVVSALFAVWGAMMVSKTLRIPKL